In Myotis daubentonii chromosome 16, mMyoDau2.1, whole genome shotgun sequence, one DNA window encodes the following:
- the KRT32 gene encoding keratin, type I cuticular Ha2, with product MASNCPPASIKSCPRASSVCSSGMNCRPELCLGYVCQPMPCVPSVCMPTTYRPAGCLSKTYLSSSCRPSGCRPTAGISSTMGTCSWLCEGTFNGSEKETMQFLNDRLANYLEKVRQLEQENANLESKIQEACQSPVPTMCPDYQSYFRTIEELQQKVLCTKADNARMVVHIDNAKLAADDFRTKYETELALRQLVEADTNGLRRILDELTLCKANLEAQVESLKEELLCLKKNHEEEVGTLRCQLGDRLNIEVDAAPPVDLNRMLEEMRCQYETVVEANRRDVEEWFNTQMEELNQQVATSSEQLQTYQSDIIDLRRTVNTLEIELQAQHSLRDSLENMLTETEARYSSQLAQIQCLITNVEAQLAEIRCDLERQNQEYQVLLDVRARLECEINTYRGLLESEDCKLPCNPCSTPSCPPCVPSPSVPRTVCVPHTVCVPCVPCPPGRY from the exons ATGGCATCCaactgcccacctgcctccaTCAAGAGCTGTCCCCGGGCCTCCTCTGTCTGCTCCAGCGGCATGAACTGCCGGCCTGAGCTGTGCCTGGGCTATGTCTGCCAGCCCATGCCTTGCGTGCCTTCCGTCTGCATGCCCACCACCTACCGGCCGGCCGGTTGCCTCTCCAAGACCTACCTCTCCAGCTCCTGCCGACCCAGCGGCTGCCGGCCCACCGCTGGCATCTCCAGCACCATGGGAACCTGCAGCTGGCTCTGTGAAGGGACCTTCAATGGCAGCGAGAAAGAGACCATGCAGTTCCTAAATGACCGGCTGGCCAACTACCTGGAGAAGGTGCGGCAGCTGGAGCAGGAGAACGCCAACCTGGAGAGCAAGATCCAAGAGGCCTGCCAGTCTCCAGTGCCCACCATGTGTCCTGACTACCAGTCGTATTTCAGGACCATTGAGGAGCTGCAGCAGAAG GTTCTGTGCACCAAGGCAGACAACGCCAGGATGGTGGTGCACATCGATAATGCCAAGCTGGCTGCCGACGACTTCAGGACCAA GTACGAGACGGAGCTGGCCCTGCGGCAGCTGGTGGAGGCCGACACCAACGGCCTGCGCAGGATCCTGGACGAGCTGACCCTGTGCAAGGCCAACCTGGAGGCCCAGGTGGAGTCCCTGAAGGAGGAGCTGCTCTGCCTCAAGAAGAACCACGAGGAG GAAGTCGGCACCCTCCGATGCCAGCTTGGGGACCGCCTTAACATTGAGGTGGACGCTGCGCCCCCCGTGGACCTGAACAGGATGCTGGAAGAGATGCGGTGTCAGTACGAGACGGTGGTGGAGGCCAACCGCAGGGACGTGGAGGAGTGGTTCAACACGCAG ATGGAGGAGCTTAACCAGCAGGTGGCCACCAGCTCTGAGCAGCTTCAGACCTACCAGTCGGACATCATTGATCTGAGACGAACAGTCAACACGCTGGAGATCGAGCTGCAGGCCCAGCACAGCCTG aGGGACTCCCTGGAGAACATGCTGACGGAGACGGAGGCCCGCTACAGCTCGCAGCTGGCCCAGATACAGTGCCTGATCACCAACGTGGAGGCCCAGCTGGCCGAGATCCGCTGCGACCTGGAGCGGCAGAACCAGGAGTACCAGGTGCTGCTGGACGTCCGGGCCCGGCTGGAGTGTGAGATCAACACTTACCGGGGGCTGCTGGAGAGCGAGGACTGCAA GTTGCCCTGTAACCCGTGCTCCACTCCCTCGTGTCCCCCCTGTGTGCCCTCCCCCAGTGTGCCCCGCACCGTCTGTGTGCCCCACACCGTCTGTGTGCCTTGCGTGCCCTGCCCC
- the KRT35 gene encoding keratin, type I cuticular Ha5 → MASKCLKASFSSGSLKGLGGAHGGSPRVSTVYSSSSCKLPSLSRGARSFSTCSVGLGRSSCRAASCLPALCLPSGGFATSYSVGAGWFGEGILTGSEKETMQFLNDRLASYLEKVRQLEQENASLESRIREWCEQQVPYLCPDYQSHFRTIEELQKKTLCTKAENAQLVVQIDNAKLAADDFRTKYEMEVSMRQLVESDMNGLRRILDDLTLCKADLEAQVESLKEELLCLKKNHEEEVNSLRCQLGDRLNVEVDAAPPVDLNRVLDEMRCQYETLVENNRRDAEDWFNTQTEELNQQVVSSSEQLQTFQAEIIELRRTVNALEIELQAQQSMRDALESTLAETEARYSSQLAQMQCLIGNVESQLAEIRGDLERQNQEYQVLLDVRARLEGEINTYRGLLESEDCKLPCNPCAPEPSASKSCLPCLPVASCGPGTARTTCSPRPICVPCPGGRF, encoded by the exons ATGGCTTCCAAATGCCTCAAGGCCAGCTTCTCCTCGGGGTCCCTcaagggcctgggaggggcccacgGGGGCTCGCCCCGCGTGTCCACCGTCTACTCCAGCAGCTCCTGCAagctccccagcctctcccgtGGGGCCCGGAGTTTCTCCACCTGCTCGGTCGGGCTgggcaggagcagctgcaggGCCGCCAGCTGCCTCCCCGCTCTCTGCCTCCCGTCCGGAGGCTTTGCCACCAGCTACAGCGTGGGCGCGGGCTGGTTCGGGGAGGGCATCCTGACGGGCAGCGAGAAGGAGACCATGCAGTTCCTGAACGACCGCCTGGCCAGCTACCTGGAGAAGGTGCGGCAGCTGGAGCAGGAGAACGCCAGCCTGGAGAGCCGCATCCGCGAGTGGTGCGAGCAGCAGGTGCCCTACCTGTGCCCCGACTACCAGTCCCACTTCCGGACCATCGAGGAGCTCCAGAAGAAG ACCCTGTGCACCAAGGCAGAGAACGCCCAGTTGGTAGTGCAGATCGACAATGCCAAGCTGGCCGCAGATGATTTCAGGACCAA GTATGAGATGGAGGTGTCCATGAGGCAGCTGGTGGAGTCGGACATGAATGGCCTGCGCAGGATCCTGGATGATCTGACCCTGTGCAAGGCTGACCTAGAGGCCCAGGTGGAGTCCCTGAAGGAGGAGCTGCTCTGCCTGAAGAAGAACCATGAGGAG GAAGTAAACTCACTGCGCTGCCAGCTTGGTGACCGGCTCAATGTCGAGGTGGACGCTGCCCCGCCTGTGGACCTGAATCGCGTTCTGGATGAGATGAGGTGCCAGTACGAGACCCTGGTGGAGAATAACCGCCGGGATGCTGAAGACTGGTTCAACACCCAG ACCGAGGAGCTGAACCAGCAGGTGGTGTCCAGCTCGGAGCAGCTGCAGACCTTCCAGGCAGAGATCATTGAGCTGAGACGCACGGTCAACGCCCTGGAGATCGAGCTGCAGGCCCAGCAGAGCATG AGAGATGCTTTGGAATCCACCCTGGCGGAGACGGAGGCCCGCTACAGCTCGCAGCTGGCCCAGATGCAGTGCCTGATCGGCAACGTGGAGTCCCAGCTGGCCGAGATCAGGGGTGACCTGGAGCGGCAGAACCAGGAGTACCAGGTGCTGCTGGACGTCCGGGCCCGGCTGGAGGGTGAGATCAACACGTACCGGGGCCTGCTGGAGAGCGAGGACTGCAA gcTGCCCTGTAACCCATGTGCCCCGGAACCCTCGGCCTCCAAGTCATGCCTCCCTTGTCTTCCCGTGGCCTCCTGTGGTCCTGGCACAGCCCGCACGACCTGCAGCCCCCGCCCCATTTgtgtgccctgcccgggaggcCGGTTCTGA
- the KRT36 gene encoding keratin, type I cuticular Ha6: MATQTCSPISSGSIKVLCGPAGGLSRVSPVRSMGSCRGAAGSASSGRLGLSGLGSCLPSSCLSSGCYPSGFAGSGVWLCEGAFNGSEKETMQFLNDRLANYLEKVRQLERENAELESRIREWCECQIPYICPDYQSYFKTIEELQQKILLTKAENTRLLLQIDNAKLAADDFRTKYETELGLRQLVESDMNGLRRILDELTLCKADLEAQLESLKEELLCLKKNHEEEVNTLRCQLGDRLNVEVDAAPPVDLNKILDDMRCQYEALVENNRRDVEAWFNTQTQELNQQVVSSSEQLQCCQTEIIELRRTVNALEIELQAQHSMRNSLECTLEETEARYSSQLAQMQCLISNVEAQLAEIRCDLERQNQEYQLLLDVKARLESEIATYRCLLEGEDCKLPPHPCATECKPAGRVPYVSGMSCAPAP, encoded by the exons ATGGCCACCCAGACCTGCTCCCCGATCTCTTCTGGGTCCATCAAGGTCCTCTGTGGCCCGGCGGGCGGGCTCTCTCGGGTGTCCCCCGTCCGCTCCATGGGCTCCTGCAGGGGTGCTGCGGGCTCGGCCTCCTCCGGCCGGCTGGGCCTCTCGGGCCTGGGAAGCTGcttgcccagctcctgcctgtcCTCCGGGTGCTACCCCTCTGGCTTTGCTGGGAGCGGGGTCTGGCTCTGCGAGGGCGCCTTCAATGGCAGCGAGAAGGAGACCATGCAGTTCCTGAATGACCGCCTGGCCAACTACCTGGAGAAGGTGCGGCAGCTGGAGCGGGAGAACGCGGAGCTGGAGAGCCGCATCCGGGAGTGGTGCGAGTGTCAGATCCCGTACATCTGCCCCGACTACCAGTCCTACTTCAAGACCATCGAGGAGCTGCAGCAGAAG ATCCTGCTGACCAAGGCCGAGAACACCAGGCTGCTCCTGCAAATTGACAACGCCAAGCTGGCTGCTGACGACTTTCGCACCAA GTACGAGACGGAGCTGGGCCTGCGGCAGCTGGTGGAGTCGGACATGAATGGGCTGCGCAGGATCCTGGATGAGCTGACCCTGTGCAAGGCCGACCTGGAGGCCCAGCTGGAGTCCCTGAAGGAGGAGCTGCTCTGCCTCAAGAAGAACCACGAGGAG GAAGTCAACACACTCCGTTGCCAACTCGGGGACCGACTGAATGTGGAGGTGGACGCCGCCCCCCCAGTGGATCTCAACAAGATCCTGGATGACATGAGATGCCAGTATGAGGCCCTGGTGGAGAATAACCGCAGAGACGTGGAGGCCTGGTTCAACAcgcag ACCCAGGAGCTGAACCAGCAGGTGGTGTCCAGCTCGGAGCAGCTTCAGTGCTGCCAGACGGAGATCATTGAGCTGAGACGCACGGTCAACGCCCTGGAGATCGAGCTGCAGGCCCAGCACAGCATG CGGAACTCCCTGGAATGCACGCTGGAGGAGACCGAGGCCCGCTACAGCTCGCAGCTGGCCCAGATGCAGTGCCTGATCAGCAACGTGGAGGCCCAGCTGGCCGAGATCCGCTGCGACCTGGAGCGGCAGAACCAGGAGTACCAGCTCCTCCTGGACGTCAAGGCCCGGCTGGAGTCGGAGATCGCCACCTACCGCTGCCTGCTGGAGGGAGAGGACTGCAA GCTGCCTCCCCACCCTTGTGCCACGGAATGCAAGCCTGCCGGTAGAGTTCCCTACGTCTCGGGCATGTCCTGTGCCCCGGCTCCCTAG
- the KRT13 gene encoding keratin, type I cytoskeletal 13, whose amino-acid sequence MSLRLQNSSASYGGACQLGGGRGMSSGCSSRFVSGGSAGGYGGGMSCGFGGGAGSGFGGGFGGGFGGGFGGGCGGGFGGGFGDFGGGDGGLLSGNEKITMQNLNDRLASYLDKVRALEEANADLEVKIRDWHLKQSPASPERDYSHYYKTIEELRDKILAATIDNNRVILEIDNSRLAADDFRLKYENELTLRQSVEADINGLRRVLDELTLAKTDLEMQIESLNEELAYMKKNHEEEMKEFSNQVVGQVNVEMDATPGIDLTRVLAEMREQYEAMAEKNRRDAEEWFHSKSAELNKEVSSNTEMIQTSKTEITELRRTLQSLEIELQSQLSMKAGLESTVAETECRYATQLVQIQDLISSMEAQLSEVRADTERQNLEYRQLMDIKTRLEQEIATYRSLLEGQDAKMTGFPSSGGTTGSGTARRPSEVTTRRP is encoded by the exons ATGAGCCTTCGCCTGCAGAACTCCTCCGCCAGCTATGGAGGCGcgtgccagctggggggaggccgCGGCATGTCCAGCGGCTGTTCCAGCCGATTTGTCTCTGGGGGATCCGCTGGGGGCTATGGCGGCGGCATGAGCTGTGGCTTCGGTGGAGGGGCTGGTAGTGGTTTCGGAGGTGGCTTCGGCGGTGGCTTTGGAGGTGGCTTTGGAGGTGGCTGCGGTGGGGGTTTTGGCGGTGGCTTTGGTGACTTTGGTGGTGGCGATGGCGGCCTCCTCTCCGGCAATGAGAAGATCACCATGCAGAACCTCAACGACCGCCTGGCCTCCTACCTGGACAAGGTGCGTGCCCTGGAAGAGGCCAACGCCGACCTGGAGGTCAAGATCCGAGACTGGCACCTGAAGCAGAGCCCGGCCAGCCCAGAGCGCGACTACAGCCACTACTACAAGACCATCGAGGAGCTGCGGGACAAG ATCCTGGCAGCCACCATCGACAACAACCGGGTCATCCTGGAGATCGACAACTCCCGGCTGGCTGCCGACGACTTCAGGCTCAA gtATGAGAACGAGCTGACCTTGCGCCAGAGCGTGGAGGCTGACATCAACGGCCTGCGCCGGGTGCTGGACGAACTGACCCTGGCCAAGACTGACCTGGAGATGCAGATCGAGAGCCTGAATGAGGAGCTGGCCTACATGAAGAAGAACCACGaggag GAGATGAAGGAGTTCAGCAACCAGGTGGTAGGCCAGGTCAACGTGGAGATGGATGCCACCCCCGGCATTGACCTGACCCGCGTGCTGGCGGAGATGAGGGAGCAGTATGAGGCCATGGCTGAGAAGAACCGCCGAGACGCCGAGGAATGGTTCCACAGCAAG AGCGCGGAGCTGAACAAGGAGGTGTCTTCCAACACAGAGATGATTCAGACCAGCAAGACAGAGATCACGGAGCTCAGGCGGACGCTCCAGAGCCTGGAGATCGAGCTGCAGTCCCAGCTCAGCATG AAAGCCGGGCTGGAGAGCACGGTGGCCGAGACGGAGTGCCGCTACGCCACGCAGCTGGTGCAGATCCAGGACCTGATCAGCAGCATGGAGGCCCAGCTGAGCGAGGTGCGCGCTGACACCGAGCGGCAGAACCTGGAGTACAGGCAGCTCATGGACATCAAGACGCGGCTGGAGCAGGAGATCGCCACCTACCGCAGCCTGCTCGAGGGCCAGGATGCCAA GATGACTGGCTTCCCCTCCTCTGGAG GAACCACCGGCTCCGGCACTGCTCGCCGCCCTTCTGAGGTCACCACCCGTCGGCCTTAA